GGCTGTGCATCTTTGAGCTGTCAAAACTCTCCAACTTCACATAGTTCGGGGGTTCCAATGCAACGATGATAAAGGATTGGGGAAGGCTTTTAGGTCTGTTTGTTCTCAGGAGGCTGAAGGGGCTGTTTGGATGAGAAAGAGATAAGGGAGgagattgcccccccccctttttttttggtgattaaAGGTTTTTGGGGGACCGCTTGGAAGAAATTCTTGTCAGCCAAGTTCAAGGACATTCCTTTTAAGCTGCTGAATTGTCTGTGTGCACAGACTGCTTCCAGATTGGACATGTGGACTCCCAGATAAACAGCTGGAAGAGCTGCCGCTCTATTGATCTTTGGAGGGAGATTTTTATGAGAGAGAGAAGCACTGGATCAGTAAGACCAATCCCTTCAGGATTCCTGGGTCTTATGATTCAGAAAGAAAAGCCTTTTCtcaaaaatgctgcttttttggCAAAGTTGTTAGGCATTTCCTTTCAATAACATTCAAAGAACAAGTGCCAATTCACGTGGACAGAACCAACACGAAAAGGTTGGATCACAAATTTAAAAATTGGAAATTGCACCTGTGCGGCGGTTTCTGAACATGAATGGAGTAATAATTTTGAGTAAAGAATCTATACCCGCAGAGTCTGTGGTGTTTCTGGTGGACTTTTCATGGTGGATGAGAGACGCTCGTTAGCCTGTGAGAGCCAGAGAGGACGTGTCCAGTGTGACATTTTCCAGAGATGATTTCCTCCCTCATCTGCTCATTTGAAGCAGGAAATTCAATTGCACAGAATATTttctaaagaaagaaaaaacctaatctttggggggggggggtctctttTAGGTCTCCATCTGAAGGAGAAGCCGTGAATTTGGAGAATCTCTGTTGTTTATCTGTGACGTGTCCTGtaatgttttgatttgattgtgTCCCTCTCTGTGATCTGCAGGAGTAGTCCTACATTTCCATCCAGATAATGTGTGCAGCGAGGATCTGGACAAAGTGAGTATGACGCTGGACCACCGCTTTGATTCCCACCGTGAAGAGGATTTATATGTCATTGTATTCATTCTCTGCCTTTATCCGTCGCCTTATTTCCTTGGCCGACCACTTCCCCGGCTTCCCCTCCTCCCGTACCTCTGCGTGCAGATGGAGGACAGCCCAAGCCCGAAAAGGCAGCGCCTTTCGCAGCAGCCCATGTTGGACTTAAACTCTGCCCCTCCCTCGACTCCTTCCTCACCAATTCGTCCCTGGGAGCTTCCTCCCAGTCGCAGACCACACCCCCATTACATGGCAGAGCGATGCCACACGCCGCTCCGCAACAGACGCAGGTGAGGGCGTGTCGGAAACACAGCTGGATCTTTGCATGCACTTAATgcaaatatctgttttctaGACTTTCCCATACTTGCAGATGTAATTCCCTCTTATTTCTTCATCCTATTACCAGTTAGCCTTTGAGCCTTCCACAAGCTCAGATTCTTAAACATGAACTTATAGATTTCTTTCCCCTCAGTCCTCCAATGAGACGCCGTGGCCGGAGAGATCGCCTGtcccgccaccaccaccaccacacccacaacaacaacaaccacaaccaccaccatcaccaccaccaccaccaccaccaccatcccaacggccaccatcatcagcatcacctACACTCTCACCACGGGCTGCCGTCGGGCCACCAGGATGAGAACTACCGTCACCTGGCTCCTCCTCAGGGCTACACACCTTACAACCAGCAAGCACCCCGGGGACTGGGACCTGGTCCCGAAGAACGCCCGGGCCACCACCCCCCGAACCCTTCCCCGAGGCCCCTCCACGCGTCGCCAAACCTGTCTCCCAGACTGATGCATCCTGTGGCGCATCCGCAGCACCAGCATCCCCATCCTCACCCGTCCCAGCCTCAAAGCAGCATGGTTCTGGACCTCCATGAGCAGGTGACTACCAGCTGACGGTCACGTACACATGCTGTCCAGATGGGAACTAGTTGAACGTGCCCCTTTTGCTGTATCTAGGGTTCAGCACCAGTATCGTATCCCGTGTCTCCCCCTGGAGTACCGCCAGTGCTCCCGCCTCGCTCAGCGCCACAGCAGATCCCAGCATGCTCAGTAGTCTTCAGCGGACAGCACTATCCTGTCTGCAGCGTCCCACCCCCGGTGAGTGCTTCTGCGTCTCCATCAGATTCATTTCGGTGTGGGGCGGAATGTGctgaatttctttatttttctgtctttaggTGCTTCAGACCTGTTCTGTGCAGCATTTACCCATGTCTTACCCGTTCCAGTCTCTGCTGTCCGGTGACCCTGCCTTCCTGctgccccctcctcacctcccccgTCCCCCCACACACCTctcccaccacccaccccaTCTGCCCCAGCCTGGACAATTCGGACCTTATCCAACGCAGCAGGCTAGATCAGTGagtaggattttttttctctctgggcTCAGAAATATACAATGCGATGCATATGTGATACTTGATTTAAATCCAAACGTGGTTATTTGAGAGTGGGACGCGAGCGATTGCTGGGTGAGGCGGCAGGTTATGGACTATGATTTCGGTCAGAGAATCAAGGATGCTTCTGAGGGATGGTGCGGGTATATTTTATTCTGAGTTTAGATCGGGTATGAAGTTTTAGCATTACAGATACAGAGATGGTGAAGTTCCAGTTGCTGTCTAGGCTGCGTACAAACGGGTGTTCATGAGATGTGAGCTTCTATCCAGACATTAACAGCGGTTAAACAAAGGGTAGGTATGCTTTGGGATCAAAGCCCCCCTGGCTTTGATTCCCTGAGGCTTAAACAATGTGGCCATTTGATCTCTTCTTTCCTTTGTGTTACTGGGCCACAGCCGGTGATGCTTCCGTACAGTAATTATATCGCCACataaatgtaacatttctgTAACTGAAGTAAATCGCTGTGAATGACTAATTGAATCATGGTGTCAACAACTTTGCTCTATTTATCGCCCCACCAGCCGTTGCAGAGGATAGAGAATGACGTAGAGCTGCTGGGAGAACACCTGTCTTTGGGCGCTGGACTCCACTATCCACCTACAACCCACCCTGCACTCACCCAACACTCCACACAGCTTCACTTCCTCTCCCATGACCCTCTGCCGCAGGAGTTTTTCGGAATGGTGAGCAGCAGGAAATTGATCCAGTATGGAGAAAAACAACTTATTGGCATTCCAtcattttcttgtcttttcGTTCACACTCTAGTCCTATCCAAACTTTATTCCTCGGCGTCTCCCGGCACGACGGTACCGCGCACAGCAGCCACTGCCTCCTTCGCCTTACCACCCCAGCCTCCTGCCTTACTTCCTGTAAGTAGATCTGTACACTGACCTCCTCACTGCACATATGGGCTGTATTTATCATGGTTAATTCTAATATCAACCTACACATTTAAAGTATCTCTGGGGTGAGGACATTGCAGCCTGAGGCAGGTCATCTGAATACACTTCACACAGACGAGTGCTCAggtgtcctctctgtctctgtctgtagGTCAATGCTGCCAGTCCAGCCCACCGGTCCTGCTATCAGTCTGGAGCTGGAAGTAGATGATGGAGAAGTAGAAAATTACGAGGTTTGTCCTTTACTGCTAGTTCGGCTTCTGTCATCGTTTGATTAATAAAGATTTTTGCGGGTGCTGGTTCCCAGGCCCTCCTGAACCTCGCCGAGCGTCTTGGGGAGGCTAAACTGCGAGGGCTGACCAAGGGGGATATTGAACAGCTTCCTTCCTACCGTTTCAATCCAAATAACCATCAGTCTGAACAAACACTGTGAGTAACGCCCGATTATCCCACCTTCCTTCTCTCGAGCCTCCTGTATTCACCACTGAGCAGCGGTTctcagacagttggagcagtTTATTGCATGTACTAAATCTGATGACAGCGGAACCTAGATCTGTTCACATCTCCTCACCTTTGAGATGCTAATATTTGTTTGGCTAcaggtgtgtggtgtgtatgaGTGATTTTGAGTCCCGCCAGCTACTGCGAGTCCTGCCCTGTAGCCATGAGTTCCATGGGAAGTGTGTGGACAAATGGTTGAGGGTAAGTCCCCTATTGTACACATATGATTGGCGTAGGAATACTGCTTCAAACGCCTTCGACTAGCAGCGTTGAGGCTGTCTTTGTTAACTGCGTATATTAACCTACCtggagcttttcttttttctaccCTCAGGCCAACAGGACGTGTCCCATTTGTCGGGCCGATGCCTCAGAGGTGCAGAGAGACTCCGAGTGAACACACGAGGGATCCGGGAACTGAATTGAAACACTTCAGTGCCACCTGCTCCTGATGTAGAGATAGAAACGCACATAAacctgctcacacacaggcACCACTTTTTGTGCAGCACTTCCCTCATGTCGTCATTTAACTTTTCAACATACGTTCTGCATATCTGATCTACTTTAATAATGGTTCCCAGATGTTTTTCCCAGATCAGTATTCCCGTTCTCTTGTTTTGGTTACTGTTAATTACACTTGTCCACTATCctactgtggtgtgtgtttgcactttACACTCTAGAAGTGTAAAGGTAGTGCTGGGCCAGCCTTGTTTTGAATGTTattgtgccagtgtgtgtgagtgggggggagGCTGCCGTGTCCCGGAACATGCTTGGGTTTCTGTTCTGTATCAGAGAATTGACCACAGCaacgagtgagtgagtgagtaacTTCCTAATTTACTGTTTGTACATTTCTGCACTGTCTGTACGTACGCATACCACGTCAAAGTCCTTGTTCTCTAGTAGAACACTAAGAGTCCACGTTGCCACTATTGCCTAATTGATCGATCTTTATTGATAAATCACAAGTGATTGTTTTCTGACTGGCAGTTACCTTATCATTCCAGTTTTAGTCGTCGTTCATTACAGGCTCTTTACAGCACAGCTTTAAAATTAAGCACATTTATTTCGTTTTTGTTAGTGAAAATAGGTTTGTCTTTGACTTTGCAGTGGCACCTGTGTGACAAacatatctatatctatatatatatactgtataaatcTATGAATATCTGTATACCAAATAAAAAGCTTGATATGAAGTTTTTAAACCTTGTATTTTGTGTGTATACTTCATTTTAAACATCTGAGATGATGGCCTGTGGTATGTGGTGAAGGGTTAAACTAATACTTCTGGAGCTGTAGTGACTCCAGGCTGCCACCGGTCGGTGCCCTTGAGCTTCAAAAGACGTTTTAATCACAAGAATAACTATTACATTCAAACACTTGGTGATATGCTTCATCTGTGATACACTTTCCCTGAAATCCTAAATCTAAGTTGTAATTGGAGAATTTAATTGACTTGAAATTTGCCTTTTGTCCTGCTGAGGAATTTGAGTACAAAACACCGCGACCTCCAAAAGATAAGAAGTACTAAATAAGAAGTACTAAACTGGTGTGAATGGGTCCTTCCCTTTCTTTGCCCTGGTAAACTTGAGACTCGGAGTGGGGCTGGGTCAAATGTATGCCCACTCACACGTACAAGAAGGGGAAAAATATGCGGCAGGTTTCATCACCAACAACAATGAATCTTCAATAGAGACGAGATGGATCACCTGCTGGATGAGTATGAGGGCAACAACCTCTGCATCGATGTCAAGAGGTGGTTGTGGATTTCAGGAGTGACAGACGTCATCCACGCTCCTCTGCACGTGGGAGGAACAGGTGTGTGAGATGGTCTCCAGTGTCGGGTACCTGGCCTTACACCTCACCAACCTTACGTGGAGCCATTGCACCTCCTGCCTTGTTGGCAGGGCCCGTTGACGTCGATGCGCAGTGGAGAGCGTTCTCTGCTCCTGCACCACAGTGTGATACGGCAGCTGAGAAGAAGGCCCTGCACAGGGaggcaaaaacattttaattctgACAGTGCCCTTTAAACACGCACGCATGATTGTGTATTATGTACCTTTTCCTTATGCTTCTTTCTCATTTGAAAATGTTCtggcttttcctctctgtcagaTTACTTAATAAACTTACACTTTTCCTAAGTCAGAatgcctatgccagtgccaatgggTTGAAGCAGAGTTGCCACGACAAAGTCGAATAAtaagtcagggtcagctggttcacggtccAATGATGGTTTATTGTCGATTCACAATTCAacatgcatgagaagtagcccgggctaagtctgaaatCTAGCAAgaaatctccagcttttatacagtttggagcctgggtttactcctccccgggctcctccttctaTTTAgccatttttcccccttttccacCATTATGTACTTTTTAGTATTCTTATCAGAGGTTAGGTGTACTTtcccatgttttttttaaacagacaatatCCTTTTAGCCATTCCCACCCTTGGAAACCCCCACTTTCAGGCCATAAACAAACAAAGACTTCTTGGTTACTATCACAATCAGGCCTATCAGCACGAAGGTAAACATTGCAACCGTAAAGAAGGTAAACATTAACATACACTACAAGAAGGTGTGCAAATGTTGGGGAGAGCAAGAGtaaatgtatatgtgtataCTATATGATGGATCATTTGCTAGTTGGAAAATAAGAGGAAGCGCTCCCAAGAACAGCATAAAAACCTGTCTGGAACTACAGTTGGGGTCCAGACTCTTAGAGAGACTGCACCCTCTTCAGCCTATTCAAACCCGAGCTCTGATTGGATGTGAGGTCATTGTTGACGATTGATGAATGTTGTGGGTTGTACCCACAGAGAGAAGATTGTTCTTTTTCTCAAAATCACAGTGTTTATTAAAATCAAAAATCGAACAGGAttgcagcagcaaaatcaatcAGAAGAGGTAATGAAGGTAATAAAGCATAATGTTCCAGAGCAGAACCTAGTGGTGGACCACCTCCAGCCTCTGAGGTACCTGAACGTTCACTGAACCAACTGCACCTCTCCGGCCTTGGGATGGTGCCTTATGCCCCCGTTTGCTCCTGGACAGTCAGCTTTTGTACCCCACCATGGAATGTATCGACTGATAAATTTACAGTCACGTTCAACTTAGACGCATGTCGTTGAATCCTTACTCGAGTCCTCAGAAGTGTATTCAGGCAGACGCACCAACAAAGTTGAGACCAAACTTCGAAGTACCTTTtgaccttgcaagggagagtcgGAGACTCCCACTAATTATTAAAATACAGACATggttacacagcaggaggcgtatcTTAGTCACATAGACTGCATCA
This genomic stretch from Takifugu flavidus isolate HTHZ2018 chromosome 9, ASM371156v2, whole genome shotgun sequence harbors:
- the LOC130530863 gene encoding E3 ubiquitin-protein ligase RNF38-like isoform X1; this encodes MDPPRTRSRSRSGFYHFSMNGNVGGNGGAAGSGSMMGASGGGVSFPQQSNPGWAPHHGGRSYPENQQQHNQGSYLSAGAQRHSAHGAHRHPGAGVVLHFHPDNVCSEDLDKMEDSPSPKRQRLSQQPMLDLNSAPPSTPSSPIRPWELPPSRRPHPHYMAERCHTPLRNRRSPPMRRRGRRDRLSRHHHHHTHNNNNHNHHHHHHHHHHHHPNGHHHQHHLHSHHGLPSGHQDENYRHLAPPQGYTPYNQQAPRGLGPGPEERPGHHPPNPSPRPLHASPNLSPRLMHPVAHPQHQHPHPHPSQPQSSMVLDLHEQGSAPVSYPVSPPGVPPVLPPRSAPQQIPACSVVFSGQHYPVCSVPPPVLQTCSVQHLPMSYPFQSLLSGDPAFLLPPPHLPRPPTHLSHHPPHLPQPGQFGPYPTQQARSPLQRIENDVELLGEHLSLGAGLHYPPTTHPALTQHSTQLHFLSHDPLPQEFFGMSYPNFIPRRLPARRYRAQQPLPPSPYHPSLLPYFLSMLPVQPTGPAISLELEVDDGEVENYEALLNLAERLGEAKLRGLTKGDIEQLPSYRFNPNNHQSEQTLCVVCMSDFESRQLLRVLPCSHEFHGKCVDKWLRANRTCPICRADASEVQRDSE
- the LOC130530863 gene encoding E3 ubiquitin-protein ligase RNF38-like isoform X2, which produces MEDSPSPKRQRLSQQPMLDLNSAPPSTPSSPIRPWELPPSRRPHPHYMAERCHTPLRNRRSPPMRRRGRRDRLSRHHHHHTHNNNNHNHHHHHHHHHHHHPNGHHHQHHLHSHHGLPSGHQDENYRHLAPPQGYTPYNQQAPRGLGPGPEERPGHHPPNPSPRPLHASPNLSPRLMHPVAHPQHQHPHPHPSQPQSSMVLDLHEQGSAPVSYPVSPPGVPPVLPPRSAPQQIPACSVVFSGQHYPVCSVPPPVLQTCSVQHLPMSYPFQSLLSGDPAFLLPPPHLPRPPTHLSHHPPHLPQPGQFGPYPTQQARSPLQRIENDVELLGEHLSLGAGLHYPPTTHPALTQHSTQLHFLSHDPLPQEFFGMSYPNFIPRRLPARRYRAQQPLPPSPYHPSLLPYFLSMLPVQPTGPAISLELEVDDGEVENYEALLNLAERLGEAKLRGLTKGDIEQLPSYRFNPNNHQSEQTLCVVCMSDFESRQLLRVLPCSHEFHGKCVDKWLRANRTCPICRADASEVQRDSE